A window from Podospora bellae-mahoneyi strain CBS 112042 chromosome 1 map unlocalized CBS112042p_1, whole genome shotgun sequence encodes these proteins:
- a CDS encoding uncharacterized protein (EggNog:ENOG503P2ZZ; COG:S): protein MSSSSRCSLYAELLANIRQISLVASLTSPSDASTRVAVAADGSTIELTHHGEVHKISLPAKIPLGSTLLPIDQRQNGTTALSWRLPLGGTVPQPHLSSDTPAWSATDFDVGVQVACRNCNTVVVEEGTVKVWKDLPSENWAEMMEFWHCHKPDHHHEDGHEHGHSRDEHFGKADEKSLAARGYGASSIISAQPGVGFVDLTTILFTERDCQNITYSNSAFEQGSLNRQDLPLINNRSLNVFCSSCHSQLGFYVFRTAAVTLLKWQMSCQSASGSAPGITECLAATIISTISRSASSKSLIMPINETESEVKQTVIYAWVLNANIVYSSSNGALGRPAIKLLYQKIPREEADKMLEAVTCEAQEINLPAIAIEKVVEHLDESNWLLPEKERVFREWRVGLLTR, encoded by the exons ATGTCATCTTCCAGTCGCTGCTCGCTTTACGCAGAGCTGCTAGCCAATATCCGCCAAATTTCACTGGTCGCTTCTCTCACATCGCCCAGTGATGCCTCCACCAGAGTTGCTGTGGCTGCTGACGGAAGCACCATCGAGTTGACACATCATGGCGAGGTTCACAAAATCAGTTTGCCTGCCAAGATACCTCTTGGCAGTACACTCCTTCCCATCGATCAGAGGCAAAACGGGACCACGGCTCTGTCGTGGCGATTGCCACTTGGTGGCACGGTTCCCCAACCGCATCTCTCTTCTGATACCCCCGCCTGGTCAGCGACAGACTTCGACGTCGGCGTCCAGGTCGCTTGCAGGAATTGCAATACTGTcgttgtggaggagggtacAGTAAAGGTCTGGAAAGACTTGCCAAGTGAGAACTGGGCCGAGATGATGGAATTCTGGCATTGTCACAAGCCGGATCACCATCATGAGGATGGACACGAGCACGGGCATTCCCGTGATGAGCACTTTGGCAAGGCAGATGAAAAGAGCCTGGCTGCTCGAGGCTATGGGGCTTCGTCCATCATCTCAGCTCAACCAGGTGTCGGTTTTGTTGACTTGACAACGATCCTCTTTACCGAACGCGATTGCCAGAATATCACG TACTCAAACTCAGCCTTTGAGCAAGGGTCATTAAATAGACAAGATCTGCCATTGATCAACAACCGCAGCTTGAATGTTTTTTGCTCTTCCTGCCACTCTCAACTCGGCTTCTACGTCTTTCGGACAGCAGCTGTCACCCTTCTGAAGTGGCAGATGTCTTGCCAGTCCGCATCTGGTTCAGCACCAGGCATCACTGAGTGCCTGGCCGCGACtatcatctccaccatctcacGATCTGCCTCGTCAAAGTCGCTCATCATGCCCATTAATGAGACAGAATCGGAAGTCAAACAGACGGTGATTTACGCGTGGGTGCTCAACGCTAATATTGTGTACTCATCGAGTAATGGGGCGTTGGGAAGACCAGCTATCAAGCTGTTGTATCAGAAGATACCGCGAGAGGAAGCGGACAAGATGTTGGAGGCGGTGACGTGTGAGGCGCAGGAGATCAACCTGCCGGCGATCGCTATTGAGAAGGTGGTCGAGCATTTGGATGAGAGTAACTGGTTGTTACCGGAGAAGGAAAGGGTGTTTAGGGAGTGgagggtggggttgttgacgagATGA
- the OGG1 gene encoding 8-oxoguanine glycosylase ogg1 (COG:L; EggNog:ENOG503NWHV; BUSCO:EOG092628HC), which produces MASEWRKLPLSLAELCIETTLRCGQSFRWRKINNEWHCVLSNRLITLTQSPTHLSYKSTLPAINPPPHETTLPLLQSYLSLGVPLTQLYTQWSTTDLNFARRCSSFTGIRILNQDAWETLISFICSSNNNISRISSMVNNLCLHYGPYITTISGEPFHDFPSPEALSGPEVESHLRSLGFGYRAKYIADTAQIISQQRPKGWLDQIRNPAVPPADNPKFQPGEKPTYRKAHEALLELTGVGPKVSDCVCLMGLGWWESVPIDTHVWQIAQRDYNFGGKSKSKTFTKGMYESVGDHFRNIWGEYAGWAQSVLFTANLKSFAEQAKTGKRGKKEEEEDKENADVVVKKEKVVKQEVARVVKNEELTVSSTRKRKAVKEEESQQRDEDVKMEDVMDGLTLSSQVSQVSTTSTTTRRVSKRIKARESQ; this is translated from the exons ATGGCCTCCGAATGGCGAAAATTACCCCTGAGCCTAGCCGAGCTCTGTATCGAGACAACCCTTCGCTGTGGAC AATCCTTCCGCTGGCGTAAAATAAACAACGAATGGCACTGCGTCCTCTCCAACCGCCTCATCACCCTGACCCAATCCCCAACTCATCTCTCATACAaatccaccctccccgccatcaacccacccccacatgaaaccaccctccccctcttacAATCCtacctctccctcggcgtGCCACTCACCCAGCTCTACACCCAATGGTCCACCACTGACCTCAACTTCGCTCGGCgctgctcctccttcaccggCATCCGCATTTTAAACCAAGACGCCTGGGAaaccctcatctccttcatctgcagctccaacaacaacatctcCCGAATCAGCTCCATGGTGAACAACCTCTGCCTCCACTACGGCCCTTACATCACCACCATATCAGGGGAACCCTTCCATGACTTCCCCTCACCAGAAGCCCTCTCCGGACCAGAGGTTGAATCCCACCTCCGCTCTCTCGGATTTGGCTACCGCGCCAAATACATCGCCGATACCGCGCAAATCATCTCTCAGCAACGACCAAAAGGGTGGTTGGATCAAATTCGCAACCCGGCCGTACCACCAGCGGATAACCCCAAGTTTCAACCTGGGGAGAAGCCCACTTATCGCAAGGCACATGAGGCATTGCTTGAACTAACAGGTGTTGGACCCAAAGTGTCTGATTGTGTTTgtttgatggggttggggtggtgggaatcTGTTCCAATCGATACGCACGTCTGGCAGATCGCACAGCGAGATTACAATTTCGGTGGAAAGTCCAAAAGCAAAACTTTTACAAAGGGGATGTATGAGAGTGTAGGGGATCATTTCAGGAACATCTGGGGGGAGTACGCGGGTTGGGCGCAGAGTGTTCTTTTCACTGCTAACCTCAAGTCGTTTGCTGAGCAGGCGAAGACAGgaaagagggggaagaaagaagaagaagaggacaaGGAAAATGCCGACGTGgttgtgaagaaggagaaggtaGTAAAGCAAGAAGTGGCAAGAGTGGTGAAAAATGAGGAGTTGACGGTTTCGAGcacgagaaaaagaaaggctgtcaaggaggaggagtcgcAGCAAAGGGATGAAGATGTCAAAATGGAGGATGTAATGGATGGGTTGACGCTTAGCTCGCAGGTGTCGCAGGTTTCGACGACGAGTACGACGACCAGAAGGGTGAGTAAGAGGATAAAGGCGAGGGAAAGTCaatga
- a CDS encoding uncharacterized protein (EggNog:ENOG503NUP9; COG:A), which produces MNGDSYSSRDSGRYGSSRDHQSSRRDRDDRRDRGDPRDSRGSRRRSRSPPDYRSGGRSRRDEGAGGGDVDAYSSSRSHRDREREDRYTGGRDRRGGDRGGDREWDRDRGGRSRRDDDDGRRERRGERPDRDVIDDRRGGGRRGGGDRDADRERERERRRSASPPPKKREPTPDLTDIVPILERRRRLTQWDIKPPGYDNVTAEQAKLSGMFPLPGAPRQQAMDPTKLQAFMSQPGGAVNSAALKPTNSRQAKRLILSNIPASATDDSIVNFFNLQLNGLNVIEQTDPCLLCNISPDRSFAMLEFRNNTDATVALALDGITMDADDHQANGNGAAATGLKIRRPKDYIVPAIVEDPNYDPDSSVPSTNVVDGPNKISVTNIPPYLTEDQVMELLVSFGKLKSFVFVKDNGTQEPRGIAFLEYADSSVTDVAISGLNNMMLGEKALKVQKASIGITQVAGELSVNAMSMLAGTTPSDNDAGRVLQLLNMVTADELMDNDDYEEIRDDVQEECEKFGKILSLKIPRPVGGSRQSAGVGKIFIKFENHEAANKALRALAGRKFADRTVENFDVNAW; this is translated from the exons ATGAACGGAGATAGCTACTCCTCCAgag ACAGTGGCCGTTACGGCTCATCTCGCGATCATCAG TCCTCCAGACGTGATCGCGACGATAGACGCGACCGTGGTGACCCCCGCGACAGCAGAGGTAGCAGGAGACGGTCCAGATCCCCACCAGATTATCGTAGCGGCGGTAGATCTCGTCGCGACGAAGGTGCTGGCGGCGGAGATGTCGACGCATATTCTTCCAGCCGAAGCCATCGTGATAGAGAGCGCGAGGACCGATACACTGGAGGACGGGATCGCCGAGGAGGGGACCGTGGCGGTGATAGGGAATGGGACCGGGACAGAGGTGGCAGAAGCAGGcgtgacgacgacgatgggaGACGCGAGCGCCGCGGGGAGCGCCCTGATCGGGATGTTATCGACGATCgccggggtggtggaagacgCGGTGGTGGCGATAGGGACGCCgacagagagagggaaagggaacgCCGTCGCAGTGCATCGCCGCCCCCCAAGAAGCGCGAACCCACTCCCGACTTGACCGATATCGTGCCGATCCTCGAACGCAGACGACGTCTTACACAATGGGATATCAAACCACCCGGATACGACAATGTCACGGCCGAACAAGCCAAGCTTTCGGGCATGTTCCCGCTTCCAGGAGCCCCCAGACAGCAGGCCATGGATCCAACGAAGTTGCAGGCCTTCATGAGCCAGCCAGGTGGAGCGGTCAATAGCGCTGCTCTCAAGCCCACGAACTCCCGCCAGGCCAAGCGCTTGATTCTGTCCAATATCCCCGCCTCAGCAACCGACGACAGCATCGTCAACTTCTTTAACCTGCAGCTCAACGGCTTGAACGTCATTGAGCAGACGGACCCATGCCTTCTCTGCAACATCTCCCCAGACCGGTCGTTTGCTATGCTTGAGTTCCGCAACAATACAGATGCGACGGTGGCGCTGGCTCTCGACGGCATCACGATGGATGCTGATGATCACCAGGCGAACGGAAACGGTGCTGCGGCCACAGGGTTGAAGATCCGTCGGCCGAAGGATTACATTGTCCCTGCGATCGTGGAGGACCCCAACTATGACCCCGACTCCAGTGTGCCATCAACcaatgttgttgatggcccGAACAAGATCAGTGTTACCAACATCCCTCCTTATCTCACCGAAGATCAGGTTATGGAGCTTCTCGTTAGCTTTGGCAAGCTCAAGTCGTTTGTGTTTGTGAAGGATAATGGCACACAAGAGCCAAGG GGCATTGCGTTCTTGGAGTACGCCGATTCCAGCGTCACGGATGTTGCAATCAGTGGTCTCAACAACATGATGCTTGGAGAGAAGGCGCTCAAGGTTCAGAAGGCCAGCATTGGCATCACCCAGGTTGCTGGTGAACTCAGTGTCAACGCCATGTCTATGCTTGCTGGTACTACTCCCTCGGACAATGACGCCGGTAGAGTCCTCCAGCTCCTAAATATGGTCACTGCGGATGAGCTCATGGATAACGATGATTACGAAG AAATTCGTGATGATGTACAAGAGGAGTGCGAGAAGTTTGGCAagatcctctccctcaagatTCCTCGGCCGGTCGGTGGCAGCCGACAGTCAGCCGGCGTGGGCAAGATCTTCATCAAGTTCGAGAACCATGAAGCTGCCAACAAGGCTCTTCGCGCTTTGGCCGGGCGGAAGTTCGCTGACAGGACTGTG GAGAACTTCGATGTTAATGCGTGGTAA
- the RPS13 gene encoding ribosomal 40S subunit protein S13 (BUSCO:EOG0926514P; COG:J; EggNog:ENOG503P1R2), translating into MGRLHSKGKGISASAIPYSRNPPAWLKTTPEQVVDQICKLAKKGATPSQIGVILRDSHGVAQTKVVTGNKILRILKSHGLAPALPEDLFSLIKKAVAVRKHLERNRKDKDGKFRLILIESRIHRLARYYKTVGVLPPTWKYESSTASTLVG; encoded by the exons ATGGGTCGTCTTCACTCCAAGGGAAAGGGCATTTCTGCCTCCGCCATCCCCTACTCCCGCAACCCCCCCGCCTGGCTCAAGACCACCCCCGAGCAGGTCGTTGATCAGATTTGCAAGCTCGCCAAGAAGGGTGCTACCCCCTCCCAGATCGGTGTCATCCTCCGTGACTCCCACGGCGTTGCCCAGACCAAGGTCGTTACTG GCAACAAGATCCTCCGTATCCTCAAGAGCCACG GCCTTGCCCCCGCTCTTCCTGAGGATCTCTTC TCCCTGATCAAGAAGGCTGTCGCTGTCCGCAAGCACCTTGAGCGCAACcgcaaggacaaggacggcAAGTTCCGCCTTATTCTCATCGAGTCCCGTATTCACCGTTTGGCCCGTTACTACAAGACCGTCGGtgtcctcccccccacctgGAAGTACGAGTCCTCTACTGCCAGCACCCTCGTCGGTTAA